From Bacillota bacterium LX-D:
TAAAATCCTGGTACTGGCGGTCCTCTTCTTGGTCAATAAAATAATCTAGTAAAATATGGAGGCCTCCAATCCAGGGAAAATAGGCCTCATAAATTCTATCAATGGTTCCTTGGGTTAGAAAAGGCGAATGAGCAGCTGCTGACAGGACAAAAATGCCTAAGGTAGACCCTGTGGCAGCAGCAAATTCCCAGGTAGAAAGTTCCGGATAGATTTTTAAATACTCAGCTGCCCAATTAGTAAGCAAATTTTCCCGCTGACTTAATTCCACATGTTTATAAGTTTGTAAATCTGTATAAAGTTGTGCCAATTTCCTAACTTGTTCTTGAACCATGGAGTAATTAGGCAGAGCATTAATTTGTTTTTGGCACTCTCCTACCAAAGCCGCTAAATAACCTCCGTCATTTTTCCTGGGGTAAAATTCATAATAAGTATGCTCTTTTCCAGGTCTTAAGGCATCAAGCATTGCTTGATGCAGCCTCCGGAAAGCATTTCCATCAAAACAATCTCCCCGATCGCACAAATTGTCTAGATAGTCACTAATTGTTTGCAGGGCCACAATAAATTTTACCTGAGACAAATGTTCT
This genomic window contains:
- a CDS encoding tetraprenyl-beta-curcumene synthase family protein, with amino-acid sequence MSLKLVYQFVRKIFPLVTLELKAWENLARKAPDQELGKQAVASLRQKKFHAQGGSIFALYPGTEHLSQVKFIVALQTISDYLDNLCDRGDCFDGNAFRRLHQAMLDALRPGKEHTYYEFYPRKNDGGYLAALVGECQKQINALPNYSMVQEQVRKLAQLYTDLQTYKHVELSQRENLLTNWAAEYLKIYPELSTWEFAAATGSTLGIFVLSAAAHSPFLTQGTIDRIYEAYFPWIGGLHILLDYFIDQEEDRQYQDFNFVAYYQNSQKCQERLSYFYQQSLERARKLPNALFHVTVLEGLLALYLSDPKAQKGVLAEISKYLLQKAGKRATLLYNTCKLLRFLQVI